From the Mustelus asterias chromosome 14, sMusAst1.hap1.1, whole genome shotgun sequence genome, one window contains:
- the zdbf2 gene encoding DBF4-type zinc finger-containing protein 2: MRECIAEMNDSASGDGPYPEQPMPDALPRQSRRGYCGCCKELYSCLDQHLQTIRHKQFASDSRNPGSAKSLMERFLQDVIQYHPSRYKDNRSTYMDLPSVSAPLLPKKELADIHSYQDDKDTVGTREELPSTDNESIRSAHLLVGRNAMSYNRVKGSGMSPVHAGPPLSQRDSMAKEPVLGEQLMDISSPSHKGLCRTAFLGVSEGVLSCNKMDRYGHCVSLGVYKPTARKGIKDHDKPLAVSPPRCEQHDHWSPTSAQMNFPNVSSGPAFRFSKLHNVNSQGAKMGSPLPQLRDYGGASSPRCAGGLAQAEECKPHSRNTVTCLSTLKEAKMVDRIEDLVSETIESVIQKYCNRQPSQDSDSENSAAEAKGMPTYCQLEKKRKAVEMGLKSGGPATKWPPEGERRPCASLKSGEMVCNKQMMRDTTSCFKKMLSLTLSNERKFGGHRQGAGEDGSSGGSICSLGSQLGHLRSSSSSEWDASVKVEKDCSRITSKEVEMLTDAQITLEDRGYKTQLRSVLHFQPDECDRMEEENPVPSENAAQAERAEEKPQPREGERSLPYVPASFAGKTWSEIMAEDDLKVEALVKEFKEGRYLCYFDSESLANHGKKQRKKQRPDAKEVAKVTCKDSVETSLDGPLPETLPRLPEGNDEAEPPPALCKPEADKKLALRHCRLASRCQVVKVSHGTQTSEVSYPVVKKKSRRLEQEPENVWAGPEQEERANMRTRLCSLRLPRAYSKIMSPVQPRTVIYVLSSPDFTSAAQAVSREGKRNSKASEDSASPTKYKYKKSPVRYYDPATNRIVKSPPSTFSSERLRRSTHHVRQLFRSLSPDINVGQLPDEHKGGAAKSRAKAGSGSLPHPGSTSMPWPAGSLKTKDWVLGESPSSDCLSKSTGTASSSCQPSLSRSLMGSDGSLPPRRLSDQKSAVLSPLRRDTPESPFGKLNVYVGPRGRRAPEKEQPGAASREEALSGPRSDSGAPAVAAGPPPPRKPRLRSSFRALPDKDGSSGPKTVRRGGEPGHTTAREKATLRHSPRQGTRKRK, from the coding sequence GTCAACGTACATGGATCTGCCATCAGTCAGTGCCCCGCTTCTGCCCAAGAAGGAGCTGGCTGACATACACTCCTATCAAGATGACAAGGACACGGTCGGGACCAGGGAGGAGTTACCGAGCACGGATAACGAATCTATCCGATCGGCGCACCTGCTGGTCGGGAGGAACGCAATGAGTTACAACCGGGTCAAAGGCAGCGGCATGTCCCCAGTGCATGCTGGGCCTCCGCTAAGTCAACGAGACAGCATGGCTAAAGAGCCAGTGCTTGGAGAGCAGTTAATGGACATAAGCTCCCCGAGCCATAAAGGCTTGTGCAGGACTGCTTTCCTGGGCGTGAGTGAGGGGGTCCTATCGTGCAATAAAATGGACAGGTACGGGCATTGCGTTTCTTTGGGTGTGTACAAGCCAACTGCCAGGAAAGGGATAAAGGACCACGATAAGCCCTTGGCTGTCAGTCCGCCCAGATGCGAGCAGCACGACCATTGGAGCCCCACGTCCGCTCAGATGAACTTCCCCAACGTCTCCTCAGGGCCAGCTTTTAGATTTTCCAAATTGCACAACGTCAACTCTCAGGGCGCCAAAATGGGGTCTCCCCTGCCTCAACTCAGGGACTACGGCGGGGCCAGCAGCCCACGCTGCGCGGGCGGGCTGGCCCAAGCGGAGGAGTGCAAGCCACACAGCAGGAACACCGTCACTTGCCTCAGCACCCTCAAGGAGGCCAAGATGGTGGACCGCATCGAAGACCTGGTCTCCGAGACCATCGAGAGTGTCATCCAGAAGTACTGCAACCGGCAACCGTCGCAGGACAGTGACAGCGAGAACTCGGCAGCCGAGGCGAAAGGGATGCCCACCTACTGCCAGCTTGAAAAGAAAAGGAAGGcggtggagatggggctgaagaGCGGCGGCCCAGCGACAAAATGGCCCCCAGAAGGAGAGCGCCGTCCTTGCGCCTCTTTGAAAAGCGGCGAGATGGTTTGCAACAAGCAGATGATGCGGGATACCACCTCTTGCTTCAAGAAGATGCTGTCTTTGACCCTCTCCAACGAGCGGAAATTTGGGGGGCACCGCCAGGGCGCTGGGGAGGATGGCAGTTCCGGTGGCAGCATCTGCTCCCTGGGCAGCCAGCTGGGGCACCTGCGGTCCTCCAGCAGCTCCGAGTGGGACGCCTCGGTCAAGGTGGAGAAGGACTGTTCCAGGATCACCAGTAAGGAGGTGGAGATGCTGACCGACGCCCAGATCACCCTGGAGGACCGGGGCTACAAGACGCAGCTGAGGTCCGTCCTCCACTTCCAGCCGGACGAGTGCGACAGAATGGAGGAAGAGAACCCCGTCCCCTCGGAGAACGCGGCGCAGGCGGAGCGCGCCGAGGAGAAGCCCCAGCCCCGCGAAGGCGAGAGGTCGCTGCCGTACGTGCCGGCTTCCTTCGCCGGCAAGACCTGGTCGGAAATTATGGCCGAGGACGACCTGAAGGTGGAGGCCCTGGTCAAGGAGTTCAAGGAGGGGCGATATTTATGTTACTTTGACAGCGAGTCCTTGGCCAACCACGGCAAGAAGCAGAGGAAGAAGCAAAGACCCGACGCGAAGGAGGTCGCAAAGGTCACTTGCAAGGACTCGGTGGAAACCAGCTTGGACGGCCCTCTTCCCGAGACGTTGCCACGCTTACCAGAGGGCAACGACGAGGCTGAACCTCCCCCTGCTCTCTGCAAGCCGGAGGCGGACAAGAAGCTGGCACTGCGGCACTGCCGCTTGGCATCCCGATGCCAGGTGGTCAAAGTCAGCCACGGCACCCAGACCAGTGAGGTCAGCTACCCGGTGGTCAAGAAGAAGTCCCGGAGGCTGGAGCAGGAGCCGGAGAATGTTTGGGCCGGGCCGGAGCAGGAGGAGAGGGCCAACATGAGAACCAGGCTGTGCTCCTTGAGGCTGCCCAGGGCCTACAGCAAGATCATGAGCCCCGTCCAGCCCAGGACGGTCATCTACGTGCTGTCGTCGCCGGACTTCACCTCCGCGGCTCAGGCCGTCTCCCGGGAGGGCAAGCGGAACTCCAAGGCCTCGGAGGACAGCGCCAGCCCCACCAAGTACAAGTACAAGAAGTCGCCCGTGAGGTACTACGACCCGGCCACCAACCGGATCGTGAAGAGCCCCCCCAGCACCTTCAGCAGCGAGCGTCTGAGGAGGTCAACGCACCACGTGCGCCAGCTGTTCCGCAGCCTCAGCCCGGACATCAACGTGGGGCAACTTCCGGACGAGCACAAGGGCGGCGCCGCCAAGTCCCGGGCGAAGGCGGGCAGCGGgagcctcccccaccccggcagcACCTCGATGCCCTGGCCCGCCGGCAGCCTCAAGACCAAGGACTGGGTCCTGGGCGAGAGCCCCAGCAGCGACTGCCTGTCCAAGAGCACGGGCACggcctccagctcctgccagccgtctctgtcccgctcacTGATGGGCTCGGACGGGTCCCTGCCGCCCCGGCGTCTGAGCGACCAGAAGAGCGCCGTCCTCTCGCCGCTGAGGCGGGACACCCCCGAGTCCCCCTTCGGCAAACTCAATGTGTACGTGGGCCCGCGGGGGCGGCGGGCGCCCGAGAAGGAGCAGCCGGGGGCCGCCTCCAGGGAGGAGGCCCTCTCCGGCCCGCGGTCCGACTCGGGGGCTCCAGCGGTGGCCGCcggccctcccccgccccgcaaGCCCCGCCTGCGCTCCAGCTTCCGGGCGCTGCCCGACAAGGACGGTTCCTCGGGGCCGAAGAcggtgcggagggggggggaaccCGGCCACACCACCGCCAGGGAGAAGGCAACCCTGCGGCACAGCCCCCGCCAGGGCACCCGCAAGAGAAAGTGA